One Candida dubliniensis CD36 chromosome 1, complete sequence genomic region harbors:
- a CDS encoding exo-1,3-beta-glucanase I/II, putative (Similar to S. cerevisiae EXG1;~Similar to C. albicans XOG1), which yields MQLSFILTSSVFILLLEFVKASVISNPFKPNGNLKFKRGGGHNVAWDYDKDVIRGVNLGGWFVLEPYMTPSLFEPFQNGNDQSGVPVDEYHWTQTLGKDAAQSILQQHWSTWITEQDFKQISDLGLNFVRIPIGYWAFQLLDNDPYVQGQVEYLEKALGWARNHNIKVWIDLHGAPGSQNGFDNSGLRDSYNFQNGDNTKVTLNVLNTIFKKYGGNNYSDVVIGIELLNEPLGPVLNMDNLKQFFLDGYNSLRQTGSVTPVIIHDAFQVFGYWDQFLTVAEGQWNVVVDHHHYQVFSGGELSRNINDHISVACNWGWDAKKESHWNVAGEWSAALTDCAKWLNGVNRGARYEGAYDNAPYIGSCQPFLDISQWSDEHKTDTRRYIEAQLDAFEYTGGWVFWSWKTESAPEWSFQTLTYNGLFPQPVTDRQFPNQCGFH from the coding sequence ATGCAGTTATCATTCATATTAACATCATCGgtatttatattgttgCTTGAATTTGTCAAAGCCCTGGTTATTTCTAATCCATTCAAACCAAATGGAAACTTGAAATTCAAGAGAGGAGGTGGTCATAACGTTGCTTGGGATTATGACAAGGATGTTATCAGAGGTGTCAATTTGGGTGGTTGGTTTGTCCTTGAACCATATATGACACCATCGCTTTTTGAACCATTCCAAAACGGGAATGATCAATCTGGTGTTCCAGTTGATGAATATCACTGGACACAAACTTTGGGCAAAGATGCTGCTCAGTCCATTTTGCAGCAACATTGGAGTACTTGGATCACGGAACAAGactttaaacaaattagTGATTTGGGATTGAACTTTGTTCGTATTCCTATTGGTTATTGGGCCTTCCAATTGTTGGATAATGATCCATATGTTCAAGGTCAAGTTGAGTATTTGGAGAAGGCCTTGGGTTGGGCCAGAAATCACAATATCAAAGTTTGGATTGATTTGCACGGTGCACCAGGCTCTCAAAATGGGTTTGACAACTCCGGATTGAGAGATAGTTACAATTTCCAAAACGGTGACAACACCAAAGTTACTTTGAATGTATTGAATactattttcaaaaagtATGGTGGCAATAACTACTCAGACGTTGTTATCGGTATTGAATTGCTCAACGAGCCATTGGGACCAGTCTTGAACATGGATAActtgaaacaatttttcttggATGGCTACAATTCTCTTAGACAAACTGGATCAGTTACCCCAGTTATTATTCACGATGCTTTCCAAGTGTTTGGCTATTGGGATCAATTTTTGACTGTTGCAGAAGGTCAATggaatgttgttgttgaccatcatcattatcaagtGTTCTCTGGTGGTGAATTATCTCGTAACATTAACGACCACATTTCAGTCGCTTGTAATTGGGGTTGGGATGCTAAGAAGGAATCCCATTGGAACGTTGCCGGAGAATGGTCTGCTGCTTTGACAGATTGTGCTAAATGGTTGAATGGTGTTAACAGAGGAGCTCGTTATGAAGGTGCTTACGATAATGCTCCATACATTGGATCTTGTCAACCCTTCTTGGATATTTCCCAATGGTCCGATGAACACAAAACTGACACGAGAAGATACATTGAAGCTCAATTGGATGCTTTTGAATACACTGGAGGCTGGGTCTTCTGGAGTTGGAAAACTGAAAGTGCTCCTGAATGGAGTTTCCAAACTTTGACTTACAATGGTCTTTTCCCACAACCAGTCACTGATAGACAATTCCCAAACCAATGTGGTTTTCACTGA